In one window of Cytophagia bacterium CHB2 DNA:
- a CDS encoding T9SS type A sorting domain-containing protein gives MKSVRLVGLSLLAFSLALKPAAAQTKDPAALHKVNFTSSNLPIVVIDTHGQAIPDEPKIAADMGIIYNGPGVRNNLTDPFNHYNGKIAIEIRGSSSQQFPKKQYGFETKDAQGEDLDVSLLNMPEEADWILSASYSDKTLMRNVLAYKLANDMGRYASRTQFCEVVLNGDYHGVYMLMEKIKRDKNRVNISKMEPTDISGDALTGGYIIKIDKLEGSDTDGWYSTFLPYPGAWQRIYYQYDTPKLEDLAPEQISYIKNFVFTFENLMTKPEYADPQNGYAQYIDIDSFVDYFILNEISRNVDGYRLSTFMHKDRDSKGGKLKMGPAWDYDLAFGNADYYNGAMLADWQVDFRVQSDGFQIPFWWQKLLQDSTFTNRVYARWRELRPNVLEISRVHAYLDSMAAYIDEAQKRNFERWPILGTYVWPNAFIGQTYAEELNYLKEWLNLRMLWMEARIPGKPSSVDENNGFAPEDFMLEQNYPNPFNPATTIAFYLPRSGRVSLKIIDVAGREVMTLADRFMKAGRHEATFEAQGIASGVYFYRLQMGDFSLTKKLVLSQ, from the coding sequence ATGAAAAGCGTAAGATTGGTAGGCCTGTCTTTACTGGCTTTCAGCCTGGCGCTGAAGCCAGCCGCCGCTCAAACCAAAGATCCCGCCGCACTGCACAAAGTTAATTTCACCTCTTCGAATCTACCGATCGTGGTGATCGACACCCACGGCCAGGCGATTCCCGATGAACCGAAAATCGCGGCTGACATGGGCATTATCTACAACGGCCCGGGCGTGCGCAACAACCTCACGGATCCCTTCAATCACTACAACGGCAAGATCGCCATCGAAATCCGCGGCTCCAGTTCGCAACAATTTCCCAAAAAGCAATACGGCTTTGAAACCAAAGATGCGCAAGGCGAAGATCTCGATGTGTCTTTGTTGAACATGCCGGAAGAAGCCGATTGGATCTTGTCCGCCTCCTACTCCGATAAAACGTTGATGCGCAATGTCCTGGCGTACAAGCTGGCGAATGATATGGGCCGCTATGCCAGCCGCACGCAATTTTGCGAAGTGGTGCTCAACGGCGATTATCACGGCGTGTACATGCTCATGGAAAAAATCAAGCGCGACAAGAACCGTGTGAACATTTCGAAGATGGAGCCTACCGACATTTCCGGCGACGCGCTGACCGGCGGCTACATCATCAAAATCGACAAGCTCGAAGGTTCGGATACCGACGGCTGGTATTCTACCTTCCTGCCTTATCCCGGCGCGTGGCAGAGGATTTACTATCAGTACGACACGCCCAAATTGGAAGATCTCGCGCCCGAGCAGATATCTTATATCAAGAACTTCGTCTTCACCTTCGAGAACTTGATGACCAAGCCGGAGTACGCCGATCCGCAAAACGGCTATGCGCAGTATATCGATATCGATTCGTTCGTCGATTACTTTATTCTCAATGAAATCTCGCGCAATGTCGATGGCTATCGCCTGAGCACGTTTATGCACAAAGATCGCGACAGCAAAGGCGGCAAGCTGAAAATGGGCCCGGCATGGGATTATGATCTCGCCTTCGGCAACGCGGATTACTACAACGGCGCGATGCTGGCGGACTGGCAGGTTGATTTTCGCGTGCAATCCGACGGCTTTCAAATTCCGTTTTGGTGGCAGAAGCTGCTGCAAGATTCCACTTTCACCAACCGCGTGTATGCCCGCTGGCGCGAATTGCGCCCAAACGTTTTGGAGATTTCGCGCGTCCACGCTTATCTCGATTCCATGGCCGCTTACATCGACGAAGCGCAAAAACGCAACTTCGAGCGCTGGCCGATTTTGGGTACGTACGTTTGGCCCAATGCCTTCATTGGACAAACCTATGCCGAGGAGTTGAACTACCTGAAAGAATGGCTCAATTTGCGCATGCTGTGGATGGAGGCGAGAATTCCCGGAAAGCCCAGCAGCGTTGACGAAAACAATGGCTTTGCGCCTGAAGATTTTATGCTGGAGCAGAATTATCCAAATCCCTTCAATCCTGCAACGACGATTGCATTTTATCTGCCGCGCAGCGGCCGCGTTTCTCTCAAAATCATTGATGTTGCAGGGCGAGAAGTCATGACATTGGCCGATCGGTTCATGAAGGCAGGCAGGCATGAGGCGACATTCGAGGCACAAGGAATTGCCAGCGGCGTGTATTTCTACCGCTTGCAAATGGGCGATTTTTCTCTCACAAAAAAACTTGTGCTCAGCCAATAG
- a CDS encoding tetratricopeptide repeat protein, with protein MTELFRMNRRKKNVFSLLMALLPIAILALLELVLRVFGAFRQEPFILETTHKGKEYYQFNQWVAKRYFDPRKVSVPGLQPEKFLKEKTSKTFRIVCLGGSTTAGFPFDCQAPFPVQLRYLLTQAYPDYHFEVLNAGISAVNSFTVLDLLPDILAASPDLILVYMGHNEFYGAYGAASTVSLGQNGGLIRLYLKLQKLHLVQMLKRAVSALRRAPEIKPTNKTLMAGVIRDQEIPLGSEKYRATLSNFEDNLNILLTECTARNVPVILSNLVSNIRDLPPFASAQPQAASAVVAQEYRAQITAGDQLMQRENFAASAEAYHKALTLDSAAANLWYKLGRAYLTQHDSAAARYFLTGAKDRDVIRFRASEQVNHIIAAAAARHKASLVDMQQVFAARSAQGLIGNNIMVDHLHPDPNGYYLMAKTFYDAINASGLLKQRNTNFTPDEHPYFVTDLDWDIGRLKIFEMIHRWPFPEKAVTLADYKPRGDPAAVPIARDYLFVDNVWSRAHYKMAEDYLRRQDYARARREYLAVSVYAPDDPYPYQQVAKTYEIEKNWNQREAFLQKVLPLSEQKGMILYQIALAQWQQKNFDAACQFMAQALNHPDLSRAEKQNARFYLAGFYTDAQNVDMAKRVLVTMLEEDPGFQPARVFLQRLSATHE; from the coding sequence GTGACTGAACTATTTCGCATGAATCGCCGAAAAAAAAACGTCTTCTCCCTCTTGATGGCGCTGTTGCCCATCGCGATCCTGGCTCTTCTTGAGCTGGTTTTGCGCGTCTTCGGCGCATTCCGCCAGGAGCCGTTTATCCTCGAAACGACTCACAAGGGCAAAGAGTACTACCAATTCAACCAATGGGTTGCCAAACGCTATTTCGATCCCCGCAAAGTCTCGGTGCCGGGATTGCAGCCCGAGAAATTCCTCAAAGAAAAAACCTCTAAAACCTTTCGCATTGTTTGTCTGGGCGGTTCCACCACTGCCGGTTTTCCCTTTGATTGCCAGGCGCCGTTTCCGGTGCAATTGCGCTATCTCCTAACGCAAGCCTATCCCGATTATCACTTCGAGGTACTCAACGCCGGCATCTCCGCGGTGAATAGCTTCACGGTGCTCGACTTGCTGCCGGATATTCTCGCGGCCTCGCCGGATTTGATTCTCGTTTACATGGGGCACAATGAATTTTATGGCGCATACGGCGCCGCTTCAACAGTGTCTCTCGGGCAAAACGGCGGCCTGATTCGTCTCTATCTCAAACTTCAAAAACTGCATCTCGTGCAAATGCTGAAGCGCGCCGTTTCGGCGTTGCGCCGCGCGCCGGAAATCAAACCGACCAATAAAACTCTCATGGCCGGCGTGATTCGCGATCAAGAAATTCCACTCGGCTCGGAAAAATATCGCGCCACCCTTTCCAACTTCGAAGATAATCTGAACATCCTTTTAACCGAGTGCACCGCGCGAAACGTGCCGGTGATCTTGAGCAATCTCGTCTCGAATATTCGCGATCTGCCCCCGTTTGCGAGCGCACAACCACAGGCGGCCAGCGCCGTTGTCGCGCAGGAATATCGCGCCCAGATAACGGCCGGTGATCAACTCATGCAGCGCGAAAACTTTGCCGCAAGCGCAGAGGCTTATCACAAAGCCTTGACACTCGATTCCGCCGCAGCAAATCTCTGGTATAAATTAGGCCGGGCCTATCTTACGCAGCATGATTCTGCCGCGGCCCGGTATTTTTTGACCGGCGCGAAGGATCGTGATGTCATCCGCTTCCGCGCCAGCGAACAAGTGAATCACATCATCGCCGCGGCAGCAGCGCGGCATAAAGCTTCATTGGTCGATATGCAGCAGGTTTTTGCCGCGCGCTCGGCGCAAGGGTTGATCGGGAACAATATCATGGTCGATCATCTCCATCCCGACCCGAACGGCTACTATCTCATGGCGAAGACGTTTTATGACGCGATCAATGCTTCCGGTTTACTGAAACAACGCAACACCAACTTTACGCCGGATGAACATCCCTATTTTGTCACGGATTTGGATTGGGACATTGGCCGCCTCAAAATTTTTGAGATGATTCATCGCTGGCCGTTTCCAGAGAAAGCGGTGACGCTCGCGGATTACAAGCCGCGCGGCGACCCCGCAGCCGTGCCCATTGCGCGGGATTATCTTTTCGTCGACAACGTCTGGTCGCGCGCGCATTACAAAATGGCGGAGGATTATTTGCGCCGCCAGGATTATGCGCGTGCGCGGCGGGAGTATTTGGCGGTGAGCGTGTATGCGCCGGACGATCCCTATCCCTACCAACAAGTCGCGAAAACGTACGAGATCGAAAAGAATTGGAATCAGCGTGAAGCGTTTTTGCAAAAAGTGCTGCCGCTCTCCGAGCAAAAAGGCATGATCCTCTATCAAATCGCGCTGGCGCAGTGGCAGCAAAAAAATTTTGACGCCGCCTGCCAGTTCATGGCGCAGGCTCTGAATCATCCGGACTTGAGTCGCGCCGAGAAACAAAACGCGCGCTTTTATCTCGCCGGCTTTTATACTGACGCCCAAAACGTTGATATGGCCAAGAGGGTATTGGTCACGATGCTCGAAGAAGATCCCGGCTTTCAACCGGCGAGGGTCTTTTTGCAGCGGCTCAGCGCCACGCACGAGTAG
- a CDS encoding glycosyl hydrolase family protein, with translation MKPMTQKLLARFALVFLLLNGIAFSQSKPYRGAEYRTKESYTYGRFEVRMKSAAGSGILTTLFTYHDSSPFSVANWNEIDIEIMGRYSNEVQYNTITPNRIDHVRRQVVKFNPHLSFHVHAFEWTPDYVAWFVDGYEVYRQTEAHVATLTRPQKIMMNMWQPTAVAWAGAFDPNTLPFYGYYDWVKYYAYTPGEGDNFTLQWTDNFDNWDQSRWDKATHTFDGNNAQFIHDNIVFRNGYMILCLTTPEATGYRGGTIIDLDINPPYLVWARAEANRFLVFFSEEVEKVSAETISNYTIAGATIQNASLQPGNKVVALQTDSLDLTQSFVLVASGIKDRSPAALQMGVQFTNVANSLALPLAFNLGGNNEADFLPDRTWDYYQEYGASGGTARTRPAGTTISGTNQPEIYQTEREGLNFYRVRVPEGKYRVALMMAESEHDLSGQRVFDVYAEGRLLVDNLDVIAEVGKNVALEKTFSDIDVADGVLDFYFAAEADAPTLSGLLVERTASTAVRQSEMLPADFALGIYPNPFNPSAKITYSLATPGTVELTLFDMNGRHIRTLARGFRPAGSEQILLDARGLSAGIYFVRLQFEGELLAQHKAVYLK, from the coding sequence ATGAAACCCATGACTCAAAAACTTCTCGCACGATTTGCGCTTGTCTTTTTGCTCCTCAACGGGATTGCGTTCAGCCAAAGCAAGCCCTATCGCGGCGCGGAATATCGCACGAAAGAATCCTACACCTACGGCCGCTTCGAAGTGCGCATGAAATCCGCCGCCGGCAGCGGCATTTTGACGACGTTGTTCACCTATCATGATTCCTCTCCGTTTTCCGTCGCAAATTGGAACGAAATCGACATCGAGATCATGGGGCGCTACTCCAACGAAGTGCAATACAACACCATCACGCCCAATCGCATCGATCATGTCCGCCGCCAGGTCGTGAAATTCAATCCGCATCTCTCGTTTCATGTGCATGCGTTCGAATGGACGCCCGACTATGTCGCGTGGTTCGTCGACGGTTACGAAGTGTATCGCCAAACCGAAGCTCACGTCGCGACGCTGACTCGGCCGCAAAAAATTATGATGAATATGTGGCAACCGACGGCCGTGGCCTGGGCCGGCGCCTTCGATCCCAACACTCTGCCGTTTTATGGCTATTATGATTGGGTGAAATATTACGCCTACACGCCGGGAGAAGGCGACAATTTCACGTTGCAATGGACGGATAACTTCGACAATTGGGATCAAAGCCGCTGGGACAAAGCCACGCACACCTTTGATGGCAACAATGCACAATTCATTCATGACAATATCGTTTTCCGCAATGGCTACATGATTCTTTGCTTAACGACGCCTGAAGCCACCGGCTATCGCGGCGGCACGATCATCGACCTCGACATCAATCCGCCTTATCTCGTCTGGGCCAGAGCGGAGGCAAACAGATTTCTGGTTTTCTTTTCGGAAGAAGTTGAAAAAGTCTCGGCGGAAACGATTTCCAATTATACCATAGCAGGCGCGACCATTCAGAACGCGAGCTTGCAGCCGGGCAATAAAGTGGTTGCACTACAAACGGATTCGTTGGATTTGACGCAAAGCTTCGTGCTGGTGGCCAGCGGCATCAAAGATCGTTCGCCGGCAGCGCTGCAAATGGGCGTGCAATTCACCAATGTTGCCAACAGCCTGGCGCTGCCACTCGCCTTCAATCTTGGCGGGAATAACGAGGCGGATTTTTTGCCTGATCGAACTTGGGATTATTATCAGGAATATGGCGCTTCCGGCGGAACCGCGCGCACGCGACCGGCGGGCACAACGATTTCAGGAACAAATCAGCCCGAGATTTACCAAACCGAGCGCGAAGGATTGAATTTTTATCGCGTGCGCGTGCCGGAGGGCAAGTATCGCGTCGCGTTGATGATGGCAGAATCCGAGCATGATCTCAGCGGCCAGCGCGTGTTTGATGTTTATGCCGAAGGCCGTTTGCTGGTTGATAATCTCGACGTCATCGCTGAAGTTGGAAAGAATGTAGCGCTGGAAAAAACGTTTTCAGATATCGATGTGGCTGACGGCGTGCTTGATTTTTATTTTGCCGCAGAAGCCGATGCGCCAACTTTAAGCGGATTGCTGGTTGAGCGCACAGCATCTACTGCCGTGCGCCAGAGTGAAATGCTTCCGGCAGATTTTGCTTTGGGAATTTATCCCAACCCGTTTAATCCTTCGGCAAAAATTACTTATTCCCTGGCAACGCCGGGGACGGTTGAGTTAACACTGTTCGACATGAACGGCCGACACATCCGAACACTGGCGCGGGGGTTTCGTCCTGCCGGCAGTGAGCAGATTCTTCTCGACGCGCGCGGCTTGAGCGCCGGCATTTATTTCGTGCGCCTGCAATTTGAAGGAGAGCTTCTCGCGCAGCACAAGGCCGTTTATCTGAAATGA